The genomic region ATCAAGCGATTTGCCCTTCGCCTCTTCACTGCCGAGCTGCTCGGTGAGCTTTGCCGCAAGAGCGTCGCGGGTAATATCATTGACAAACTTTTTGCTGCTTAAAAAATCCTTTACTTGCGCGGAGCGTTCAAGGCTTGCGATCTTTGCTGCCGCTTCCTTTTTTGCCGTCTCCGCTTCCGCTTTGTATTTTTCAACATCGGATTTCGTCTGATCGTAGTCTTTGAAACCTTCAATCGTTTTATTCGCGCTTTCAAGCTGCGCCTTAGTGGCCTTAGCCTCTTCTTGAGCGGCGAGCGTCTTTTGCTTTTCGCGCTCTATGTCCTTGCCGTTCTCTGCCATAATCTGATCGATAACGGCGGCTTCAAGGTTAAGCCCTTCTAAAAATTCTCGCTTCATACATCTCCTCTTTTGTGTTCTTCACGTTACGCATCGTTTTACGGCGTTGCCCGCCGATTGTGAGTGCTGATCTTTTTATTACGCGCCTAGCAGCATCTGCGCATTACACCTTTATAGTCAGATTGCCGGTGTGTTTTTACGGTAAAAACGGAAAAAATCTTTTTAATTTTACGATTGCAAAAACGATAGCTCCAACAAGAGCCGTTGAAAGCATTATAACGGTAACCGTAAGCCGGTGTGTTTTTCGCCTTTGTTTATCTATCACCGTTTGCATCTCCGCTATCTGTCTTGCTGCCTCTTTTTCGTATGCGCTGTAGGATGCTCGCAAATTCTTCAAGGCGTCCCTCTCCGCCTGTAATTGACTGTTCAAGTTTTTCGCTTTGCTCTCGGCTTTCTGTAAGCTCGCCGCTAAGGTTTTCGCTTTGCTCTCTTGCGCCCTCAATCGCTCCGCTAAGCCGCTCGCTTGAGACTGCAGATCCAGTTTGCTTATCTGTAAGCTCTGCGATATGCTCTCTAACTGCGTCAGCTCCGTCTCCGTTACCGTATACTGCCGCTCTTGTGCAGCAACTGGAAAGAGTAAACAGCAAAAAACAGATACTACAAACAATAAAAATCTTCTTTTCATACATTAACTACTCCTTTTGATTTATCGTATTTTTTATACACAGCCATCGCTCTGTATTCTCGAAAATCTTACACAGCTGCTCCGACAAGCCGAAACGTTGCTTGTTGATTTCGATAGATTTTAAAACATCGCCGTCATTATGCCGTTCACTCGCAGCTTTCCAATCAAAAAACATTTTAACTAAATCGGCAAGCGTAAAGTCATCTATTCCATTTTCATAATGCTCAGGGTGATGACTGTTATGAGAATAATGGTGATCAAGGGCAGGTTTCAATTCTGCCAATGCTTGTTTATACTCTTCGCTACCATATGTTAAAGTTTTTAACCGCGGTGTCATTTTATCAAAAAACATTTTTTCCGGTTCATGCAATTTCGATTCATCGTGTGTTACAGCCCTGTTTATCAGCTCTTGCAAGAACTGCAAAAGTAAGGCATTAACACGCTTTATGTGTAGCAATGTGTCTTTAGCAGAATCGTATTGCTGCTCATTCATCAACCGCTCCTTGGTGATTTTCATTTGTACCTATCCCTTCATAAGCTCAAAATGTGGGTTATCCCATCCTTTTCCCCAGACCTGTCCGTATCCGCCTGCACACCAGTCAAGCCCGCATGCTTCACCAATAGCGCCGATTTCTTTCCATACCTGTTCCGGTGCATTCCACCAGACGCGCCCGTCTTTTACCGGCGCAATATCAACGGCATTGCCGCCAAAATGTCTTGACTGCGTCGTCTTTGTTACAATGCGTTTATTCTCGGCTTCCGTTAAAAGGTACAACCCTGCTTTTTTACGCAAGGCGTTTACCTCTTCAAGCGGCTTGCGCCCTTGCGCGTAATAGGCCGTCTGCGTATCGACCGTACGATCTGTTTCAAGGACGATTACCTCTATACCGCGCTTTTTCAGTTCTGTTAAAAAAGCGCGTGTCCTCTTCGCAAGTTCTGGCTTGAGCCGGTCAATATCCCGTATCACTCCCATCGTTAAACCTCCTCAATTTTTTTAGCTTCCAGTTCATGGAGCACTTCAAGCAGCGCATCCGCCTGCTTTATTTTCTTTTCTCGCTTTTCTTTGCAAAATTCAACACGGATAGCATCTCCCAGTTTTCCAAAAAGCGGCTGGTAGGACTCATACATCATCACCTTGCTCTTTACCTCACGTAAATAAATCGCTGCTGCCCTGCGGGTGAACTCTTTTGCTATTGCGTATGTTTTGCTCTTTTCTATCGGTTCAGGCGGGTGCGCGGTGCATCGTCCCGCGTTGTGTATTTCGCGCTGTAGGTGGCTATAGAGTTCCTCGTTCAGTTGTTCGATATAGCCGTTAACCGTCTGAACGGTTAAATCTTCAAATCCGTTTTTGTACAACCGTTTATTAAGGATCGCCTCTGCTCGGTACATACAACAGGAAAGGCGGCTGATGCCGGTTAATAAATACGATATGTCCGGCAATATATCTTCTGCTCGTTCTTTACGGAGTAGCTCTATCCGCTCGCAGGCGTCTTTCATGAGATACATAAGCCCGATGGTGTCTACGGTCTGTTTTTTACCGGCAATCGGAACTTCTAATGTTTGCCCAAAAAGGGTATATTTCCCGCCCTTTTTTATCATTAGAATAAAAGCCAATATGATAACGCCGATGACGATTAGCTCTTTATGCTGGAGTGCCTCTATACTCATGGTTTATTCTGCCTTCGGATAGCGCTGTTTTATTTCTGCTATCTTTGCAAGCCACACGGCTTTGTCTATGTCTCCGCGCATTACCTGCATACCCAGCGGATCCGCTTCTTGTCGATAGGCGGCTTGCCTTAGATTGTCGATGTAAAGATTGTATTCTTCTTTTGACAGCTTACCTTCATCGTAAAGTTCTTTTTTTGATTTTTTTACAATATAATCACCTTCAATTTTTTCATCGGCCTTGAGCTGAATAAGACCGGCGGAAACCTTTTCGGCGTCCGTCATATCGACAAAATCCGTACCGGCTTCATTGAGCTTTTTCCCTTCCGGCACCGGTACGAGCCCTTCTTTAACCAGCTGCGCAAGCGGCTTTTTAATGCCTGTCTGTAAGTCAGTGTACAGACGGACATCATCGCCGATATTGGCCGCACAATTTTCGACGATCCGATACTCAATTGCAGGGTTGTTCTTTTCCGGTATTGCCCCGCAATAGTGTCCCGTAATGATATTGCTTTTGATTTCGATGTATTCCATAACTTCTTACCCCTCTATTTTCTCTAGTTTCCAAATGATAAAGGTTCTATTACGCGTCCGGTTTTCTTCGGCAGTCGGAACGATCCGACTGGCATCAAAGCAAGTAGATTCTGTGGTATATTCCTGCGCGGAAGTTTGCCACGCTTCAACATTCTTAGGCGAAGGGCTTTCTATATAAAAAGGCCCGCCCCGAAGGATTTACACCTCCTTCAATCCCTACAAGCCCTTTAATATTCCTTATTGCATCCCCCCTGTTCATCCCCGTTAAATGGATTAGCATCTTTCCCTTTAGCCCGGAAGAAACAGCCGTCATAGTTTACCTCTGCCCAGCGGTACCCCTTGAAGGAGAAAACCGTCTCGGGTTTCGGCATCCACGGCCACTGAATATACCCATTTTGAAAGATTTTGATTAACAAATCATTGATATAGCGCTTCGCATCGGCAAGCATATCCATATCGCCCTGCGCCCTTGCTTGTGTTTCTGCTTGCACATTCTGATCTGCGTATTTTTTAGCGGCCTGCAATGTATTGGTATCGCCGGTATCAATGCGCTGCTTGACCGCCCCAATCGCATCATCGGTATACTGATTCGCTGATGCGACCGATTGGCTTATATGCTGTTTTACCTCTTCAGTAAGTGCGACATTACCCGTTTCGCCTTTCAAGTTTTTAAAAATAAAGCTGACATTTTTTTTAGCGCCCGCATCCGTTTCGACTATTTCTACGCTCGGCGTTCCAACATTACTATCAACACTTGCCCGTATCTCGTTTATGCCTTCACAGCCAGATCCCACCTTTCCGTTTTTTACTACGAATTGCTGTTGCGTATGATTGGTAAGCGTTACCGTAAAGACATTATCTCCGCCGGATTCGTCGCTTACCTTTGTCTGTTCGATACTCTGGATAAATACACCCGTCGGGTATATCGTTGGTATAAGATTTCCGTATTGCATAGCCTACCCCGCAAAACAAACGTTGATTATCTTGTCAGCCTCAAGGCATGTAACTCGTACCCCTGTTACTGTGCTGGCAATGGTAACGTTTGTATTCTCTGTATATTCGGTATGCGTTTCGTCCGGCGGATCCCAGTAGCCGCCAGTTCCGTCTTGTCCAATATTCCAAGGGCTGCTATAAGTTGTTTCAATGGTAAAACGGGCATGTCCTTCAGGGATGTGAACCGAAACAGTAACCATCGAAACTCTATCAGGAGGTGTTGAAAAAAGCCCTTGTCCTGCTGCAATATTTTCATCTACATTCCATTTACTCGCTCCAATATTGCCCCGCGGAATTCCTTTTATATATTTCATTCGGCGTCCCCCTCATTCTCGCTTTCAAGCGTTTCACTAGGCAGCGTATCGTTATCTTCTGCCTGCTTACTTAATAAGAGTTTTGGAAAAAGAGATACCTTTTCATCTTTTACAAAATGCGCAATAAGTGCCGCATATAAATCATCTGTGATTATTCTCATACCCTTATAGTTAGGCTGAAATGAAAAAACCCGCAAAAAGATGCGGGTTTTTGAAAGAAAAGTGTATTTTTTTTGTTATAAATATTTAAAGTTGTTTTTGAGCTTTGCTATTTTGTCCGTCGACGGTGGTATACATAGCCATGTTTTTTCATTGCCTCTTCCCATTCTTTTTCGTAGCGCTCTCTATCTTCCTGTGTTTCTTCTATCATGTTTCCCATTGTTGAGATATGTCCGGTTGTTTTCCCCGTCCGTGTGTCGTATGTTTCAATGTCGCCGTCTCTTGAATATCTTATGCCTATATGATTTTCTTTACTCATTCACTGCCTCCTAATAAAATTAGTTTTGTACGGTTTAGTATAACCATGTAGTCAGCACGGAACGGGCTTGGGACTGCACGTATTACGTCGTATCCCATAAGCGAGGCAAGAACGCCCTTATCACGATTCCGCCAGCCGTTACTGATGATTTTATCGTTTATTTCTCTTGTTGAATAGCCTTGAGCCTTTAGCTCTTGCGTATATCGGTAAATAAATTCATTTACGACATTCGCTTCATCAATGATCCTTGCACTCGGATCTATTGTCAGTGTTTCGGTCATGGTGTAATGCTCTCCGCGCTGGATCGCTCCGAGATTTTGATAATGCGTCATCTCATCAATCACACGGCGTAAGTCTTTACCTTTCGTATAATCCGCTGCTGCATACATTCCTTTCCCGTGGGCTCTGCCGCCTGTTCTACAGTCGACATAAAAATCGCCGCTTCGCAGCATATTGATATACTCATCAAGTTTGTCTTTGCTCGGTGCGGTGTATGTCCGTTGCGCTATAAAGGTGTCATCTTTTACTGCCTTTAGAAATTCGGTTTTGTTAAGTACGGTTGGCTTGCCGTCAAATCCTTGCGCTTTTAATACCTCGTTTATATCTTTGAGGTCTCGTTTAACAAATAGCTTCCCTGCTAAATCCGTTCCTTCTACCGGCCGCGTTTTTTGTAGGGCTGTCATTGTTTGCGTATGTTGTGCTTTTGTAACAAGATTATCTAGGTTGCTACTTGCAGCATAGAATGTATCAGCCGTGGCGTTCATGTCCGCTATCTTTTGTACAACTGCTTGATTGACCGGTTGGGATTGTGTAAATACGTGCCCTACTTGCGGCTTCAGCGCTTTCGGCTGTTTTTCTCCGTTCGGCATTCCGATATACTCTCTCGCCCTGTCGCGTCTAATACCGGTTTGCTCGGTAAAGTCTCGCGCCTTTGCCTGCCATTCGCCGATTTTACGGCGGGCGGCGGTGTTATCAATTCCCATTGCATCCTGTGTTGCCGCTTCTTTTTTGTAGTGCCGTATTGTCCGTTCAATATGCCGTAATTGCTGTTCCCCTTCATAGCGGCTGTAGCTTTTGCCGTTGTAGTCTACCGTCTCCTTGCTCATTTCGTCTAAATCGTCTTGGCTGTAGTGTTTTTCCATCCCTTCAAAATACGGATAAAAGGAATGTCGGCAGTTGATACCGCAAATACCATCGGCTTCACCGTAACCGCATACACTAAACGGCGGGTATTTTTCGCTTTTGCCGCTTACGCTGTATACCTTACCCTGCCATTCTTCATGTTCAGGTCTTGCTCCTATATGCGCGGTAACCTCTACTAAATCGCAGTCGAGCGCTTCGCAGTTATTCATCGTTTGCCGTGAAGCGGTTTGATTAACGCCGGTTAGGATATTCATACGAACGGCGCTTTCAAGGCTGCGTCTTACGGGCTTGGCATTGTTCGTATAGGTTATCATTGTTGTTACGCCGTTTTTCGCTATTTCATTTGCGGCCATCTTCATTGCCGTATCGTAATCGAATGCGCCGCTTGTTACTTGCATATAGGCGGCATTTGCCTGTTTGAGAAAGGTTTTATTCGTTACCTCGGCGCTGGTAAGCGTAAGACGTGATAAATCTTCATGCGTTTTTTTCATTGTCGCAAGCATCAACTGCGCGTTGTTATCGCTTATGGTGCGGCCGGTCGCTTCGGCAAAAATGCGATTGTCTGCGCGGGCGTTTTTTATTAGGGCGTCGTTAAAGATTTCCTGTATCTCTTGAACAATGCGCTTATCGTATTTATGCAATATCCGCGCAATATCCTGTTTTAATCCGCCCGCCTCGGTTAATACTTGCGCTTGCCATTTGGTTGCCTCGGTGATTTTACCTACCCGTGCAAGACGCCGCGCCATATCGCGGAGTATGTCAATTTCAAGTTGTGAATAAATTTCTACGAGGTCATCCGAAAGACCGGCAAGGTAACGGGGTGAGAGCATGGGTAGGAGGCTTTACTGGTGTTGAGTGTCGCGGTGGAGTTCTTCGTCTGCATATTGCTTTTCATCGTCAACAGACCGCACTGCACACTCTAATGAATCTTGCGCCATGTCTTTCACTTTATGAAAAACGTCCGGTTCATAAAAAATACTATCCCAATCCGGCTCTAATGAGACTAAAAACAAATCCAGTGCAAAATACAAACGCGCAATAAACCATAGCAGCTTCGGCGTGTTCCTTTTAATTCCTGTTCTTCCCGCTTGTTCACCGGCTTTAATACGCTTAAATTTCATTGCTTCTGCCAATACGTTTACGCATTCATTTAGCAATTTTTCAAGTACTTCCGCGTCGCCCCTTGCCTTAATGACTTTCTCTAACTTTTCTACGTGCTGTACGCGTTTTTCAAGGTAGGCGGCAACATCGCGGCATATATCTTCCGTTACGACATTGCTGGTACAGACACATTCATTTTTGTGTTCGTCGGCGCATTTTCGTAACGCATAAATAGCCTCTTCTAAGTTTTTTTCTGTAATTTCCATTTTATACCTCTTTAATTTACGCTAAATCAAACGTACTGGATTGTACCGGCTCAATCGGTACATTCGCTTTAGCAATCATTTCATCTTCTCCGAAAAAGTCCCGCCTGTACTCCCATTTATCTCGTATACCGGCGCTAATCTCTTGCATTTCCAGCTGCTTGGCTTGCATCGTGTCTTTCCGCGTAGCATCGTCGTTCCATGTAACGGTAATATGGCTATCATTGCTCCCGAGGCCGTATGCGGCTGCCATATACGCAAAGACATCGGCGCATTGCTGGTACTTTACCTCTATTTCATCTTCTATGCGGTCAATGATTGCATAGAGTTCCTGCCTGCCGCCTGAATACTGCGTTGCTGTTTGCTGAACGCTTTCCATATCGGAAATCGTCCCCTTGCCGATGTTGCAGGTAAGTTCAATGCGGCGGAGAATTTGTTGAAACATTTCATTCTGTGAAGCGGTGCGGAGGTCGGGGGCGTGTTCGGTAATCTTCTTGCCGTCGGGGCTTCCGTCCCCGTCTATCATCGTAACGAGCCGATCGAGGCTTTTTGTCATTTTCACTCCAACCGTACCGCCGTCCCTTATCACCCGCTTTTCAAACATGTCGCGGTCGGCAAATACCCGAAGCTCTCCGCCTTCCTGCTCCCAGTTCATCCGCTCATACTGTTCGTCTGCATCTCGGATCAGATTTTCAGAACCGGCAATAATTGCAACCGGTACATTTGAGCCGTCAATCTTATTGGTGCTGTGATTGCGAAACTCAATAATCATTGGCTGCTTAACATGCTGCCATGTATAGGAAGGCGTTATGTCGGCGGTTTGCTGGCAATCGGTTAAATTGACCTTGTGCATACTTCCGAGGTCGTTACGGTATAAGGTGCATTCAACCGAATGCGCACCGTCTTTGTAGGTGTGTTGCTCTACCAATAAATACAGCTTCTTGCCGTCTACAATCTGCTTGAATATCAGCGCGCCGGTAAGTGTGCCGTCAAAATCGTAGCTTGTCGGTAAATAGTTTCCTAATGGCAGTGCTTCATATTGGAGTTTTCCCGCGCTGTAAATCGGCCGGATAAGAGCGCTGCCCAAAAGCGTAATATACTCAACGATTTTATCGATGTTTGCGTCTAAATGCTCCAATACCGGCTTAATGGCATCGCTTCGCACTTCTATGGCAATTTCACGCAATACCATCATTGCAAGCCGTCCCGCTATCTGGTCAAGCACACCGCACGGCGGGGCTTTCTCGTTCCATGGAGCCTGTCCCGCGGCCATGTCAGCCCAGAGTTTAATACGTTCGTACATCGCGCTTGAAATATGCGTATCGATACCGGTTACGTCTTTGATGGAGTAACTTTTAAAGAGGTTCAGTATGTTCATAAAAAATCCTTTTATCGCTTCAAACATTGTGCGCCTACACTCCCTATAGTCATCTTACGCCCCCGCCCGCCGGTATACTTTTTCCATTGCATACCGCACCGCGTCCATACAGTGATCCGGTTGCCCGTCTGGATAGCCACTCATTACATCTCCGCTTCGCTTGTCTATTTCGTACTCATAAAGGGTAAACTCATCGGCGGCGTGTGGACATCGTATCGGATCGATAATGATAGCGTCTAAGCCTTGCAGCCACTTAAAACCGGCATCCCTGCTACCCGCTCCCTTTATTGCCCCGCGCATATCAGCTCCGAACGCCCGAAAGTCTGCGATGCTTTTCGGCTCCGCACTATCGGCGGTAATGCGCTCTAGTGCAATCCTGTCTTGCTCACCCTCTTGCCGCGTATCGTACCGGTACCGGTCATACTGTGTATTCATGTGGTCTTTTAAGGCATCGAACGCTTCTATGTTTCCGTGCTTGTAAAGCCGCATTTCATCAAAAACATAGAGCGTCGCTTTTTGGTATGCGACTGCTACATACTGGAACGGATCGGGATAATAGCCCCAGTCAACACCTCGATAGACATAATCAAATGCCTTTATCTGATCGTCCGTAATCGGTTGTAGTTTGATATTTTCAAAGACGTTTAAGCCGGTACCGGTTGCCTCTCCAAGGTAGATATTCCGGTATGCCCGCTCGTTCGTCTCTTTTGTATGCGCTATATCGTGCAGGATTGCTTCTCCCAGCCATGCCGCCGGTATGTCGAGATAGGTGGTGTGTATTACCATGCGGTTGCTATCGGGTGTGCGTGCTTCAATATTACACCAATGCCGCGTTGCACTTGGCGGGTTATAACTTTCAAAGATATAAAATGTCTTGCCGCCGCGTAGTACCGATATACGGACATTGTGTAACTCACCTGCTGAAAATTCAGTCTTTTCTTCTATCCAGAGAATAGCAAAATACCCCAATGCTGTTTTAAGTGATTTTATCTTTTCAGGATTATCACAACCCGCAAACAATATCCGTTGACGTATGCCATTCCCTCGATTATAGATAATCGGTAGGGCGGCAGTTATGCTATTTGGTATTTTAAAGCGATGCTCAAGGTGTAAAATATGTATTGCCCAGACAATTTGTTCAAATACAGACTGTCGCAAGGTTTTAGCGGTCTTTCGGATGACGAGTGCGTTATACTCTGGAAACATAACAATCAATAGGACAATGCAAATCGAGATAAATGATGATTTACAGCTTGTCCGCCCGCCGGTAAATGTATACCGCTCTTTTTTATGCGCCATAATTGCCTTAAATGCGCTATTGTATGCTTTTGCAAAAAGGGTACTACTCTGTAGTGTCATCTATCTCTATCCTCAACGTGTTGTCTTCTGGAGCAGTGCTTTCAGGCGGAGGTGTGTCTCCATACCCCCGCGCCCGTCCTTTGGTTGCAAGGATAAAGCGGATCATTGCTCCGTCTCCGCCCCGCGCTTGCTCGAATGCCTTACCCTCTACGAGGTCAAGCCCTGTTTCAAGCTCATCCCTATACGCCTCCCGTGTTTCTTCGTGCCGGTCTATATTCGCTTTTGCCGTATGCCAATCACAACCGAGCTTGGCGGCAACGGTTGTAATTATGCCTCCCGAACCTTTGACAGCAGTAAGTATCTCGCCTTTTTTGTAGTGCTTTTTCTTTCTGCCGCCCATGCCTACCCCTTCGGAATTTCGGATTTATGAAATGATTTTTGAGCGGATAAAACCTTGTATACCATACCCTTATAGTCATGCTCGATGCGGATTTTTAGGATATTTTTAGATTTATTTACTCCTTTATCCTTTTAAATTCCTAATCAGATCCACTACTTAGCTAAAATGTATATTTCCGTCTTTCTCGAAACCTATAAAAAGTAATAAACCTAAAAAACCACTTTAAATAAATACTTACGCCCTTCTTTATTGAATAACAATCACTGCTATCATCATCACAAATTTCTGCCAAACATTTAGGGCAATAGACACTATATTCTGAACCGTTATAATAATCATAAGAAGTTTCCACTAAACGTAAATCTTTAGAAATTCCTTTATACCCACATTCACTACATTGGAAAGGCCAATAACGCGTTTTATGTAGTTCATTAAACTTTTCAAGTTCTTTTTCTAACATAGAGTTCTTCATTTTTTCTTATATCCCTTTAATCCTTTCTCCTATCCAACGCATGACAGGGACTGCCATGCTATTTCCTCGCTTACCGTATAAGCCCGCTTCTTTACGGGTTGAAAGACAAGCCTTCCTGTTTTAAAAAGGCGAATGCATCTTCAACTAACCGCTCCGGTGTTGTTACCAGCACGGTTGTATCCCTGTTCTTCCAAACAGCAGGGCGCCATTGCAGTGAGCCTTCCGGACTCGGAAGCTGCTCCCATCCGGCGAAAAGAGCCGGACATGTAGAAAAGTCTTCAAGGATAACGATGTGCGACATATAGGGAATCCGCTGCATTAAAGCGACGATAGATGGATTAAGCGTGAAAAATATGCAGAAGTCATAGTTACCTTCGGCTAAAGTACATTCGAGACCGAAAAATTAAAAGGGAGCTGCTGTAAAGCTATAACGAGTTCCCCTGAAAGCCCGTTTATTCAATGCTTGTAGCAGTGTTATTATTTCATCGGTTTGCTGTTCGTCTTTTGTGCGGTCGTCATGATATACGCAGATATTGATTGTCATATTGTACCTCGTTTTTTTATGCGCCTTGATGCGGTTTAGTCTCTGCAAAACCTACAGGCGTAAACCCTAACGGTTCCCATGCAACGCTTACCGCTTCAATACCGGAGCAGACGGATAGATAGGTCATATCATATCCCTAACTTTTTGCATTTTTCTTTATATTCCGTCCAATCTAAATTAATTCCGCAACAAGGACATTGAGTTATTTTGTCGCAATAAAGGGATAGTTCCTTACCTCTGTTTGCAGCCAAGCAAATAGGACAAACACATTTAACTGAATCAAAGGCATCAAACACAGGATTATAACCTACCGAAAGAATAGGTTTTACTTTTATTTCTGTTTCAGGGAAAAGAATCCTTCCATCGTAGTCATCTTGTATAATAGTCAAATTGAGATAAGGATTAACAATTTTTTCTTCAATCATTTACTCCTCCACCAATTCCCCGCAGGGACTGCCATCGTCGGCAAAAACATAATGTTCCAACAGAAAAGAAAAAGGCTCCCAGTATTCGTGGCCAATAATAGTAAATTTTTTTGATTTTAAAGCTCCAATTAAAAAATATCCTTGGGTTGTTTTTGATTTTATCCACCCGCCGTGTTTCCTTATTGCCTCCATCGCTTTTTCAATGCTTTCAAACGGCTTGTACTTCGGTTCGGCGGGCGGTTCGATGAGATAGGCGTAATTATATGTATAAAATCCATCAGAAAACTGAATATCGCCGTAGTCTTCGACGCATCCGTATAGGCCGGTGAATTTTCGTACAACATCTACCGTGTCTCCTGTTTCTACTTCCTCGCGCAAAGCCTTTACCGTATCAGCAAAAACACACTTACTCCCAATCGGTAACTCATCCGCATTAAGCACGGTGTATACTCTCGATTTGTCAAATTCCATTGTTTATTCCTCCTCGCTTTTGTAAAAATCTTCGTTACAACGAGCGAACGCCCCTTGTCCGTCAGCTTTTATTGGAAGATCTCCTTCACATTCAGCCAGCCCTAGAACTTCCGTATATTCACGGTCTGCAAAGCAAGAATCAAAGATCTCATCAGCGGAACATTCAAATATTTTATAGGCATCTTCAATGTTCCTTGCCCACACTTCAACTTCATTAGTAACGATCAGTTTCTCGATAACCCCTGTGTATCGCTTAAACCCTTTTGCTTTCATTTCTTCGATTGTCATTTTGTTTTTTCTCTTATTGTTTTATTCTGTTTCTTATTTGGTGCAGATATGCCGTTGGTAAAAATACATGTTGAAGCATACATTCAGAACTGCAATAGTACAGTGGAATACGCAGTTTCCCATCAGCTGATACCCATTCGCCGCTTTCTTGCTTTCCTTTCGGAATAGGACTGCCACAGATTGTGCAATATCGTTGTTTCATCATTTTTACTTTACCTCCGTAACATTAGTGATATGTATGGCATACACCGGTTTATCGATATGTAAATCCGTATCTTTACCGTCTACAATTTCAATCTTTGTAATCCATGCCTTTAGTATTTCTTTTGTATAGCCTAAGCGAAAAATACAGGGGGCAGGAAAATTATCAAAGATATGTGGCTTCTTATCAAAATCCCAATGATGTTCCCCATATTTTAAAACAGTGAGGGAAATCCTTTGCGTCCAATACGGTTTTATTTCCCGATACTCTACCGTCTTCTCACCGCTTTTGATTTTTTCATACCATTCTTTTTTCAGTGGAAAAGTTAGCATTTTATTTTTCTCCCTCCTCGTCTTAAATCGCTCCCGCTTCCCGTAGCTTCGGTCTGTAACTTTCCCAGTCGAAATTGAACGACTTGCCCTTTTCTTTTAGCCGATCGATTACCGAGCTGTCGAGTATGGTTTTTACCCACTCGTAATTAC from Treponema vincentii harbors:
- a CDS encoding phage minor capsid protein produces the protein MLSPRYLAGLSDDLVEIYSQLEIDILRDMARRLARVGKITEATKWQAQVLTEAGGLKQDIARILHKYDKRIVQEIQEIFNDALIKNARADNRIFAEATGRTISDNNAQLMLATMKKTHEDLSRLTLTSAEVTNKTFLKQANAAYMQVTSGAFDYDTAMKMAANEIAKNGVTTMITYTNNAKPVRRSLESAVRMNILTGVNQTASRQTMNNCEALDCDLVEVTAHIGARPEHEEWQGKVYSVSGKSEKYPPFSVCGYGEADGICGINCRHSFYPYFEGMEKHYSQDDLDEMSKETVDYNGKSYSRYEGEQQLRHIERTIRHYKKEAATQDAMGIDNTAARRKIGEWQAKARDFTEQTGIRRDRAREYIGMPNGEKQPKALKPQVGHVFTQSQPVNQAVVQKIADMNATADTFYAASSNLDNLVTKAQHTQTMTALQKTRPVEGTDLAGKLFVKRDLKDINEVLKAQGFDGKPTVLNKTEFLKAVKDDTFIAQRTYTAPSKDKLDEYINMLRSGDFYVDCRTGGRAHGKGMYAAADYTKGKDLRRVIDEMTHYQNLGAIQRGEHYTMTETLTIDPSARIIDEANVVNEFIYRYTQELKAQGYSTREINDKIISNGWRNRDKGVLASLMGYDVIRAVPSPFRADYMVILNRTKLILLGGSE
- a CDS encoding DUF5662 family protein: MKITKERLMNEQQYDSAKDTLLHIKRVNALLLQFLQELINRAVTHDESKLHEPEKMFFDKMTPRLKTLTYGSEEYKQALAELKPALDHHYSHNSHHPEHYENGIDDFTLADLVKMFFDWKAASERHNDGDVLKSIEINKQRFGLSEQLCKIFENTERWLCIKNTINQKE
- a CDS encoding M15 family metallopeptidase translates to MGVIRDIDRLKPELAKRTRAFLTELKKRGIEVIVLETDRTVDTQTAYYAQGRKPLEEVNALRKKAGLYLLTEAENKRIVTKTTQSRHFGGNAVDIAPVKDGRVWWNAPEQVWKEIGAIGEACGLDWCAGGYGQVWGKGWDNPHFELMKG
- a CDS encoding phage scaffolding protein, which produces MKREFLEGLNLEAAVIDQIMAENGKDIEREKQKTLAAQEEAKATKAQLESANKTIEGFKDYDQTKSDVEKYKAEAETAKKEAAAKIASLERSAQVKDFLSSKKFVNDITRDALAAKLTEQLGSEEAKGKSLDDLFAALTKDQKNILADDTAPAPPVQGSMKGGSHAADERAAARAVMGLPPEKD
- a CDS encoding phage portal protein — translated: MNILNLFKSYSIKDVTGIDTHISSAMYERIKLWADMAAGQAPWNEKAPPCGVLDQIAGRLAMMVLREIAIEVRSDAIKPVLEHLDANIDKIVEYITLLGSALIRPIYSAGKLQYEALPLGNYLPTSYDFDGTLTGALIFKQIVDGKKLYLLVEQHTYKDGAHSVECTLYRNDLGSMHKVNLTDCQQTADITPSYTWQHVKQPMIIEFRNHSTNKIDGSNVPVAIIAGSENLIRDADEQYERMNWEQEGGELRVFADRDMFEKRVIRDGGTVGVKMTKSLDRLVTMIDGDGSPDGKKITEHAPDLRTASQNEMFQQILRRIELTCNIGKGTISDMESVQQTATQYSGGRQELYAIIDRIEDEIEVKYQQCADVFAYMAAAYGLGSNDSHITVTWNDDATRKDTMQAKQLEMQEISAGIRDKWEYRRDFFGEDEMIAKANVPIEPVQSSTFDLA
- a CDS encoding PBSX family phage terminase large subunit; this encodes MTLQSSTLFAKAYNSAFKAIMAHKKERYTFTGGRTSCKSSFISICIVLLIVMFPEYNALVIRKTAKTLRQSVFEQIVWAIHILHLEHRFKIPNSITAALPIIYNRGNGIRQRILFAGCDNPEKIKSLKTALGYFAILWIEEKTEFSAGELHNVRISVLRGGKTFYIFESYNPPSATRHWCNIEARTPDSNRMVIHTTYLDIPAAWLGEAILHDIAHTKETNERAYRNIYLGEATGTGLNVFENIKLQPITDDQIKAFDYVYRGVDWGYYPDPFQYVAVAYQKATLYVFDEMRLYKHGNIEAFDALKDHMNTQYDRYRYDTRQEGEQDRIALERITADSAEPKSIADFRAFGADMRGAIKGAGSRDAGFKWLQGLDAIIIDPIRCPHAADEFTLYEYEIDKRSGDVMSGYPDGQPDHCMDAVRYAMEKVYRRAGA